A single region of the Gopherus evgoodei ecotype Sinaloan lineage chromosome 3, rGopEvg1_v1.p, whole genome shotgun sequence genome encodes:
- the DNAJC22 gene encoding dnaJ homolog subfamily C member 22: MAKRLLVTYALWALGGPVGLHHVYLGRDSHALLWMLTLGGFGVGWLWEFWQLPGWVARANDARELQPRSPEPPALSPVRFFGQVLVGIYFGLVALIGLSSLAGFYLLALPLAVGLGVHVVSSVGDQTSDLRSTLVAAFLTSPVFYGHALAILPISLTASVTAQQCRRYKPCQGPRKTLRARLYHLGLAYLAFTTPLAYCAFCNTAATARYLADAIGAVLGWLSFFPTLGSFLEQLLLLPYCAWRLLMEGAGFGAGYFQVWEKVYEFVQSFQSERQQLAYKVLGLRDGAPVEEIHKSYRDLVKLWHPDHNRHRAEEAERQFIEVQAAYESLMRSRKAKPA, from the exons ATGGCCAAGCGGCTCCTGGTGACCTACGCCCTGTGGGCACTGGGGGGCCCCGTCGGGCTGCACCACGTCTACCTGGGCCGGGACAGCCACGCCCTGCTGTGGATGCTCACGCTAGGGGGCTTCGGGGTGGGCTGGCTCTGGGAGttctggcagctccccggctggGTGGCACGAGCCAATGACGCTCGGGAGCTGCAGccccgcagcccagagcccccagccctcagccccgtGCGTTTCTTCGGCCAGGTCCTGGTGGGGATCTACTTCGGGCTGGTGGCGCTGATTGGCCTCTCCTCCCTGGCTGGCTTCTACCTGCTGGCCCTGCCGCTGGCCGTGGGCCTGGGGGTGCACGTGGTGTCCAGCGTGGGCGATCAGACCTCAGATCTCAGGAGCACCCTGGTGGCGGCCTTCCTCACCTCCCCTGTCTTCTATGGCCACGCCCTGGCCATCCTGCCCATCAGCCTGACGGCCAGCGTGACCGCCCAGCAGTGCCGGCGCTATaaaccctgccagggcccccgCAAGACGCTGCGTGCCCGGCTGTACCACCTGGGCCTGGCCTACCTGGCCTTCACCACCCCGCTGGCCTACTGCGCCTTCTGCAACACAGCCGCCACTGCCCGCTACCTGGCTGATGCCATTGGCGCTGTTTTGGGTTGGCTCAGTTTCTTCCCGACCCTGGGCAgcttcctggagcagctcctcctcctgccctacTGCGCCTGGAGGCTGCTGATGGAGGGCGCAGGCTTTGGGGCCGGCTACTTCCAGGTGTGGGAGAAGGTCTATGAGTTTGTGCAGAGCTTCCAGAGTGAGCGGCAGCAACTGGCATACAAG GTCTTGGGCCTCCGGGACGGCGCCCCCGTGGAGGAGATTCACAAGAGTTACCGGGACCTGGTGAAACTTTGGCACCCGGATCACAACCGCCACAGGGCGGAGGAGGCCGAGAGACAGTTCATCGAGGTGCAGGCTGCCTACGAGAGCCTCATGCGCTCGAGGAAAGCCAAGCCTGCATGA